The nucleotide sequence aggtgttagctcacctttgcactaacagtttgtatgattgaatgactgaaatatttcacactagttggtttaaaggcataagtatgcgtgtgaacactatctgttttgtgtacatgtcgacatgtggacatttttgcagctaacaggtgtgttgataacatttgagtgtgtgtgtggacaggccctgccctttttgtactacgtttgaaccttaccgtaatgataaacaaccagtaaacttgttgctttatgctgcttcatggtcttatcccccctcccctcctattatcaccctcctaccccctctctctaacatcccttctttccttttccgtccagtccaacacccaagattttcaaacatggttgaaattaataaagtttggcctcaattacaaaaggggtttattcagacatacctctggtttgtatgaagattaataacccctattgttaaggtaaaatatatccaacacaagaggccctcagctctcatctgcctgcccagctgttggagaggtcaagtttgaaagaaaaaaaaaaaaagaatcttttgatttgttcagaattgtacggagcccctaaagggccattgattaaaaaaaaaaaatggaggaaaaaaatttttttttgaagtaaaaaaattttttttagaagtaaaaaattctttttttgaagtaaaaaaaaaaaaaacaactaactggtgcgcaccagttagtttcaggtgcgcaccagttagtttcaggtgcgcaccagttagtatcaggtgcgcaccagttagtatcaggtgcgcaccagttagtatcaggtgcgcaccagttagtttcaggtgcgcaccagttagtgtcaggtgcgcaccagttagcttcaggtgcgcaccagttagtttcaggtgcgcaccagttagtatcaggtgcgcaccagttagtttcaggtgcgcaccagttagcttcaggtgcgcaccagttagcttcaggtgcgcaccagttagtttcaggtgcgcaccagttagtatcaggtgcgcaccagttagtttcaggtgcgcaccagttagtatcaggtgcgcaccagttagtatcaggtgcgcaccagttagtatcaggtgcgcaccagttagtttcaggtgcgcaccagttagtttcaggtgcgcaccagttagcttcaggtgcgcaccagttagtttcaggtgcgcaccagttagtatcaggtgcgcaccagttagtatcaggtgcgcaccagttagtatcaggtgcgcaccagttagtttcaggtgcgcaccagttagtttcaggtgcgcaccagttagcttcaggtgcgcaccagttagtttcaggtgtgcaccagttagtatcaggtgcgcaccagttagtttcaggtgcgcaccagttagcttcaggtgcgcaccagttagcttcaggtgcgcaccagttagtttcaggtgcgcaccagttagtatcaggtgcgcaccagttagtttcaggtgcgcaccagttagtatcaggtgcgcaccagttagtatcaggtgcgcaccagttagtatcaggtgcgcaccagttagcttcaggtgcgcaccagttagtttcaggtgcgcaccagttagcttcaggtgcgcaccagttagtttcaggtgcgcaccagttaaataaataactttaaataaaggctgatggttATACCAGTTTAAGTTGATCCATGGCTAAATCTGTTATTAGCacagctaatgttgttagcacgtatgTATTAACCTAATCCTGACACATGAAAATTTATTACGCACCAAATTTCTGTACAATCAGTAATGTACAACTAATCttttagttgtatttttgttgcacaacacAAACATATTGAATTACAAAATTGTTTGTaaaattttatgtaaatgtttctttaattaggatgtttttaacacTACTGGTAATCCTACCtctgttattttccttttctagGCAATTTCTTTGTGAAAAGACGGAAGATGTGACCCTGATTTCTCAGTGCTTTACCATTGAACTGCCATTCAACTATGGATAAACTGGACCTAATAAAGTTTTACTTTAACTTAGGCCTTGCCTATAAGGACATCCTTCGTATTTTAATTAGAAAACATCAAATCATTCTCAGTTTGAGAACCTTAAAACAAGTTCTGAAAAATAATGGACTGTTTCGCCGAatccactttgacagtttagAGGAATCTGTTTAGTTCATAAGAGAGCAGCTCCAAGGTTCGGGTGCTTTGCATGGCTACAGATGGATGCACAGTAAgtgcaaagaaaatggtttgcACACCAGGAAAGAAGATGTTCGCCTGATTCTTTCAACTCTCGACCCCGAGGGCACACAAGCACGAAGAAGTAGAAGACTGCATAGACGAGCGTATTTTGCCAGGGGGCCAAACTTTGTATGGCATGTTGACTCATACGACAAACTGAAACCCTTGGGTATATGCATCAATGGAGCCATTGATGGATTTTCAAGGAGGGTTAATGCATACTTTACCAGCAGTGACCCCAAAGTTATTGGACGTTATTTCCTTGAGACCATAAAGGAGTTGGATGGATGTGCTCGGATCCTGAGAACCGATATGGGGACAGAAAACACCTCCATTCGAGATATGCAATGTTATCTTCGTCGCAACAATGATGATGCTCATGCTGgtgaaagaagttttatttgGGGAAGAAGCACAACTAATCAGAGAATAGAAAGTTGGTGGGGCTTTCTCCGCAAAGAGTGTGTGGACTTTTGGCTGGACCACTTTCAAAGACTAAAAGATGAAGGGTATTTTGTTGGTGACTTTTTGGACAAGAACCTCATGTTGTTCTGCCTCCTTGGACTGATACAGGTAGGAGGGGAAAATTGACTTAATCATATTCTTGTATGTCTACACAGCTTTCTATTTAAatcagaaaggagcaacatAGGGTTAGATCTCAAAAATTGTACTTGCATTGTattaaaaaggcaaacaaaTAGGCCCTTATATTAATTAAGACTTATGTAACTGCATTTTTATGACTTGTTGATTAATGAATTCcagtatttagattttttttgtcacttctgCAGGATGAGTTGGACTCCACTAAAGAAACATGGAACAGCCATGTGATTCGTCCATCTAGTAATGAACATGTTCCTCATGGGCGTCCTAATGCAATGTTCTTGAttcctgaactttatgagaCTGAGGATTATTTGTGCCAAGTGTCAGAGGAAGATCTGGCCAGGGGTGAAGATGACTGTATCCACCGCAGCAACATTGCTTGTGATGATGATGTTTTCACCCTCTGTACCCACATTATGGCAGAAAACAGTCTAAATGTTCCTGTTGACGCATACATGGCCATTGACCTCTATCTCTTTTTACGAGGAGAATTGATCGCACTTTTAAACCCTGATAGGTAATGGCAATGGATTACTGCATTTCTCCAGTGGATGATGCTGACATACAACTGTCATGCAAACTACACATTTAGACCAACAGTGCCATGTGACACAGACATTTACGACTTGTGCAGCATTCTGATGGCTGAATCAGATTTGCATTTTCAAATGATGTTCATTAAGCTTTGAAATTGTACTTGCACTTGAGGAATGTGATCACATCCTCCGTGATCTCTGATGGCcagatgtgaaacatttaagCAACGCATTACAGAATTGTTCAGAAGTTCTGCACGTTTTATGACCAAACATGTATTGTTAGCCTTAatgctgaaatgtttttattttattttatttgcatgttATAATGTATTTGAACCTGAACAGTTACATTAcaggtatttttaaaaatcttttatgtattttccctaacaaaaaagtaaaatcataTTGAAAGCCTTTGTTATTAATCTGATCACTTTTTCATGTTAGTTTTAATAGTTTGACATTGTTTTGTACAGTTTAATATGCCTGAAATTTCAATTTATATAAAAAcgtatttaaacttaaaaagtcACTTGGAAGGTCTTATTTTGTGCAGAATCTTTCATTTCAGAAATATGTTCTGAGACATGAGCcaagaagaaattaaaaaatagttatTGTTTAGATTATTTGTATTTGAGGATTATTATAAATGCACAAGCTCTTCTAAATAATTTTCCATGCAAagttttcatctatttttagTTAGTTTAAACAGAAGTCACAAGCCACTTATGAGCCTCAAATGTAGTTTTATTGTAACAAAAACACTAGAAAACCTAGGGGAGAGCTCAGAGGGTATTTAACATAGTTTTCCAACTGTACTTTTCCAGTAATCTCTTTCCATTACAAAatctgtaataaaaaataataaagtaccACAATCTCATACCTGTGAGAGGgctaaaacaaaagaacagatCTTGAATTTAAGAACATCCTAGTTCCAACTGTACTTTTCCAGTAATCTCTTTCCATTACAAAatctgtaataaaaaataataaagtaccACAATCTCATACCTGTGAGAGGgctaaaacaaaagaacagatCTTGAATTTAAGAACATCCAAGTTCTACCTTTTATGGCTTTAGAACAGTTTTAAATTGAATGACCACAAAATAGGAGTGGAATTAACTAGCAAAAACATTAACTTAGCTCTTTaacatgtgtgttgttgtttttttacacagtttATCATGGAATGATCATCCAAACaataaagaatgattttttttagttatggCAAGAAAAGTATTAGAGAAAACAGCTGTATCAAAAACTAGGATAAAGGAAACACAGAACTGGCTTTAATGTCAGAATTTAGAACTGTCGCTCTCTTTGGTCACAAGCTgtaaccatctccagagttctaaccacacttcctggatgcggcaaacctgactctcattcactccaTCTACCGCAGCATACTTCAACACCTCATTGAGCTGGATTCAGTGTGAAGCATTGTTTGTGCCACACTGGTTTCCTTACTGAGTGTTATGTCTGGACCTGATTTTCTGTCTTCTGACCCAGACTCTGGTTGCCTGTCTGGACCCTTGACGCCACTTTTTTGAACATACCGTCTCTCCTCGGATGAACATATGCCTGTTATTGATTGGCCGCCTGCCTGACTCTAATTtaactttgtggacttttagctgagctaa is from Oryzias latipes chromosome 7, ASM223467v1 and encodes:
- the LOC111947673 gene encoding uncharacterized protein LOC111947673; translation: MHSKCKENGLHTRKEDVRLILSTLDPEGTQARRSRRLHRRAYFARGPNFVWHVDSYDKLKPLGICINGAIDGFSRRVNAYFTSSDPKVIGRYFLETIKELDGCARILRTDMGTENTSIRDMQCYLRRNNDDAHAGERSFIWGRSTTNQRIESWWGFLRKECVDFWLDHFQRLKDEGYFVGDFLDKNLMLFCLLGLIQDELDSTKETWNSHVIRPSSNEHVPHGRPNAMFLIPELYETEDYLCQVSEEDLARGEDDCIHRSNIACDDDVFTLCTHIMAENSLNVPVDAYMAIDLYLFLRGELIALLNPDR